AGCCAGTATAGATTAATATTTACCAGAGAGGTACAATTGCTgctcatcttttttctcgagaacTTGAAGTCAAAgttaaaagtaataaaaatacagTTTTGCTAGCTTATAGGTGCTAGATATAAATGTTTCAACAGGTCTTTCTGACCTGGTGCAACTGTTTTCATTTGCAGATTTATGGATACTGCAATTTAATAAAGTTGATTTAAAAGGTTGAAGTTTGAAGTTTAAAAAATAGTCCCTATATTGTGAAGTGTGGGAAAAAATTATACGGTCCTAGATTCTTAACTATACTCTAAATTTGCCTTTTCCAAATGGTTTTAATTTGACAAAATATTTTTCACTAACCTGGGACCCGTTTTTTGTATGTgtggttgtgttgtttttttttgcaaattgtGAAGTTATATGTCAAAGCTTTGATAATTCTCGCATATTAATTATTCTttacaaatgttgttttttgggaAAGATAAATCAACTGAATGTGATTATGGAAAGTCTCTATTTTTACTATAATATGCGAATTTAGTGAACAACCAGGTGTTTTCAGTGAGTGACATTACATGAGACCgttattaatttcttttttttgtgtcaccTGCAGGCACTATGTAGTTAGAGGACCTGAGAAAACGCCATATGAAGGTAAAACCTGATACTAGTGTACCAACAGCTGCTACACACAGTCATAAATGTTTATACACTGCTACTCTATACTCAACAAAGTAACTGTTAATAAGGCAGTTTCAACAAATAAATGCAAGTAAAAGATAGATATTGTGATTAATTAAATAATTGCTTTCTTAGTAGGCTCTAGCTTGCACCGTTTTGTGTCAAAGTGGATGTCATGTTTGTTTCAGGGGGATATTATCATGGAAAACTCATATTTCCTCGCGAATTTCCCTTTAAACCTCCGAGTATCTACATGATAACACCAAATGGGAGATTCAAGTGCAATACAAGGTAAGAAAGGGGTGTATTATCAATCAATTGAGTGGGAATTCTAGCTgtaagtacataaataaatatcattCATTTTCTGTCCAAAGGTTATGTTTGTCCATCACAGACTTCCATCCAGATACATGGAACCCGGCTTGGTCTGTGTCCACGATCCTAACGGGTTTGCTCAGCTTCATGGTGGAGAAAGGACCAACCCTCGGAAGTATTGAGACTTCAGACTACacagtatgtttaaaaaaaataaaataaataaatgcagcacAGCATCATAAAGAACCTATGATGACTCATATTCATTgtaccttttttattatttttttctagaAAAGACAGCTCTCAGCCCAAAGTCTGGCCTTCAACCTCAAAGACAAAGTGTTCTGTGAGCTGTTTCCTGATGTTGTCAGTGTATGTATAAGTCAATCACAaacttggtctttttttttttttactcccaaAACCTTCTTGTGACCTTTTTGTTCTAATATtttcccatttctttctttgtcaaccaggagataaaacaaaaacagaaggtCCAGGAAGAGTTAAGTGCCCGCTCTCAGCCCCTCCCCCTACCTGATGTGGTACCTGACGGTGACCCTCAGCACGCCCATTATGGCATGCCAGCACTTAATGGAGGACCAGCCCCAGTTGGGGGGGCCAACCCTGCTCCTGGCCTGCAGCAGGCCAATCGCAACCATGGACTTCTAGGTGGTGCTTTAGCCAACCTGTTCGTCATTGTAGGCTTTGCAGCATTCGCCTACACAGTCAAGTACGTTTTGCGGAGCATAGCCCAGGAGTGAGAGGTGgatcgcccccccccccccccttcttcagACGAGCCACTTAATGGAGTCTAAACTTTACAAAGAAACTACATGGGGGAAGGATGTTCAGTCCCGGGTTAAATCCCTCCACAGCCACCACAACGACCTTCCCCACTATGGACTTTGGAAGACATAAACTCAAAGCCCACCCACCCAAGAAAGACTCAGAGCAGGAGTTGGGGAAGTGGAAGGGAGTCGGTGTCATCAGGGTGTTGGCGGGATTTATTAAAGTGGTTGTGATCAGTGTGCTTCAGTGGTTTATATCAGTCCCAGGAACTAACTTGGCTCATGGGTTGTGGAAAAAGTGTTGAACGCCCCTCTGTCAGATCTTGCCACTCATCAGCCATCTTGAAAACACACTTGGAGGTTTAACAAAGACAGGTCcctctttgacagaaaaaagcTGAGAACCACACTTGCAGTTTTAATGGTACATGggggaaaaacacacaaaaaaagccaTATAATTGTTAGTCAAACCAGATTAAAAAAATAGGCTTTTGAATTTTGGTGAATTTGCCCTAAAATAAGGTTTAAAAAGCTTTATCTTCTCTATTGTACTTCTGCTAAGAAAGGGCAAGTTGTAACTTGTCCAGAatgaacatttataaagtggtcaCTACCAAAAGTGCAGCAACGTCACCCTGTACCTAAAAACAATGTTTCTGACTGTAGTCCACCTGCCACCTCAGTCACAACTGCTGAGAACATGCCATGTATGAACTGTTGTGTCTAGCGTTTAGAAACTCACGTAAATGTCTGTTTGGAATTTTTAAATTTCAGGTCTTTATAATTGGAAACTTTCAATTAAGCCAGTGAAATTCTTCTGCAAGGAGTTTATCCTGAAATACTGTGGAAATGACGTCACTAAGACCTAAGTTCCCCCACAGTGACAGAAGGTTGTGCTGTTTCAAACGCTTCTTTGAAGCTCTTCCATCTCTTATCATTTAATCTTGGGCTCTTTAGTTATACATATCACTCATCAGGAAATGTA
This genomic window from Cololabis saira isolate AMF1-May2022 chromosome 8, fColSai1.1, whole genome shotgun sequence contains:
- the ube2j2 gene encoding ubiquitin-conjugating enzyme E2 J2; the protein is MNNAGNKRAPTTATQRLKQDYLRIKKDPVPYICAEPLPSNILEWHYVVRGPEKTPYEGGYYHGKLIFPREFPFKPPSIYMITPNGRFKCNTRLCLSITDFHPDTWNPAWSVSTILTGLLSFMVEKGPTLGSIETSDYTKRQLSAQSLAFNLKDKVFCELFPDVVSEIKQKQKVQEELSARSQPLPLPDVVPDGDPQHAHYGMPALNGGPAPVGGANPAPGLQQANRNHGLLGGALANLFVIVGFAAFAYTVKYVLRSIAQE